In Sulfolobales archaeon, the genomic window AGAGGCTTATGAAGAAAGATTCCCTGCCTCCAAGTGCTAGTATGAAACCCACAGCTAGATAGAAGGTTGACTGGGAATCTGCATGAACAAGGGAATATAGATCTAGTGTTCCAAGCTCTCTTCTTAACCATTCCCTTCTACTCACTGTGAAGCCAACTCTCTAAGATCATCAGATCTGCCGATTGCAACTATAGTATCTCCTTCTTGCACCACCGAATCAGGATCCCTTATAAATCTGCCCTCCCTAAGTATAAGGGCTTTCACAACATATTTATCCTCAATCTCGGATAATGATTTTCCCAAGAGCTTTGAATCTGACGCTATAGAGAGTGTTAGAAGGCCTAGCGATCCGTCTATAGGAACGAATTTCGAGAATCTGAGTTTAAGTATGTTAATTAGTTCCTCAACCAAATTTCTCGTAATATTTACCGGGATCATACCCTCTTCCCGTGCAAGCTCCTCTGTATCAGAACTTCTTACCATTACAACGACTATTGGTATACCCCTTGATCTCAATATCTTTCCTAGTGAAATATTTAGTTTTTCGTCAAGG contains:
- a CDS encoding TrkA C-terminal domain-containing protein, encoding MSIARRALILDSGDEASIHIADILSNNGYIVHILTNEEDAKRYLEKPVYIHIIKQEGIGEELEKSINEVEVAFLISLDEKLNISLGKILRSRGIPIVVVMVRSSDTEELAREEGMIPVNITRNLVEELINILKLRFSKFVPIDGSLGLLTLSIASDSKLLGKSLSEIEDKYVVKALILREGRFIRDPDSVVQEGDTIVAIGRSDDLRELASQ